A region of the Nitrososphaerota archaeon genome:
TATTTCTTTAGCTTCTAATGAATATGGAATAAATAAAATTGCTTTTAGTGGAGGAGTTTTTCAAAATATTTACCTTTTAAAAAGAATAAAAGAAAATCTTAAAGGAAATAATTTAGAAATTTTAATTAATGAGTTAGTTCCGCCAAATGATGGTAATATATCTCTTGGCCAAGCTTATATTGCAGCTAAAATGTTAGATTAATATTTTTCCATTTTCCATTATTGTTATTTTTTCTCCATTCTTCTTTTCAATTTCCAATGTAATTTTTGGAGAAGTAACAAAATCCCAATGGAGTGAAGATGCTATATTCCCTCCATATCCTCTATTTTCTCCTATAGCAACATGTATTGAACCTTCAATTTTTTCATCAGTTAAAATATATCCTATAGCTTTTTTAATATGTGGATTTAAACCTATTCCCAATTCACAAATATTATTTGCTCCTATTTTTGAATATCTTTTTTCATCAATTTTCATACATTTCTCTACAGTATCTTTCAAATGATCAAAATTTTTCTTTGCATTGCTTTCTTCTAAAACAATTTTTCCATTTTTGAAAACTAATAAAGCATCTTTAATAATTTTACCTGTAAATCTATCTCTTGTTAATGGACAAAATAAAGTTCCTTCTCCATATTCTTCAATAGGAGCAATAAATACTTCTCCTGCTGGAAGATTTGCTCCTACTTCTCCAATAGAAATATCTTCATCACTTATAATTCCATCATCTAAATTTATTCTTCTACCATTTATTTTTAAATATAAATTAGTTCCTTTATTATCTATCGCATGAATTTTTACAGTTTCTTTAAATGCATTAGCAATTTTCATGCATTTTTCATTAAGCTTATTATAATCTATTAATATTCCATTTATTATTATATCTTCTAATTTTCTAAGAGATATTTTAAAATATTTTGCTGCTTCAGGAGTTGGCCAACCTAAATATAACCATTTCTTCCCCTTTTCATAAATGATATCTCTAATGGGTTGATTTGCTTCAGTATGTGCTTCAATTTTATCTCTTGGAATTTTAGTAGCTGTTATAGGGTCTTTGAAAAAGTCCATATTTATTATTATATCTGTTTTTTCTGTCATTCCTAATAAATGTTGTGGTGTTTTCCTAATGTATTCTATAGGTACTGATTCATAATATCTTTTAAGGTAATTATCGCTTTGAGTTGAAAAATAAGGTATTCCTCCATTTTTAGCTATTTCTAAAGCTATTTCTTCAATAATATTTTGAAAATAATTATTTCCACGAATTAAAACATTTTCTCCAATTTTTAAATTTATACATTTTACAACTATTTCAGCAACTTTTTTAATTTTTATTTTACTAACCATTCTTTATCACTCCTGCTTCTATTTTTTATTTTTTTAAAAATAAATTTAAACTTAAATATTTAAAAGATAAGAGTCAAAGATCTAACTTTAAATTAGCATGTCTCCATAAAGAGTATGTATCATATAAGGATTTCTTACTAGATATTCAATTATTGCTGAAAATTCATCACATATATCTTTAGGAGGAGCATACTGTTCTCTAATTTTCTTTGCTTCTTCATCATTACGATAGTATTTATTGTGAATCTCTACTGGAACTAAAAGAACCCAATAGATAGTTGGAAGTCTTTCTATATCCATATCTAAAAAAAGATAGTTCCCTTTGTATTTTAAAAAATGCCCATAATAAGGAAAATTTAATTTAAGATAATGTCTTTCATTTCCAAAATAATATACCATTCTAGCACTTGCACAAAATGCATAATAGAGTGGAAATTCTGGTACTTTAACTTCTTTTATTTTCTCTATTAACAATTCATGACCTTTATCTAAAATTTTCTCTAATTTCTCAATTTCTTCCTCACTAAGTTTTTCTATTTTTACTTCTTCTCCATTTATTTTTGCTATTATATATTTTTTGCTAGGGTCTCTTTCAATGATTTTTACTTCATATTCTTTTCCTTTTTCCATAACTTCACCTCTTGTATTTTTAAGAACTTAAATTTTAATTTTTATTTAATCTTGAGGATATTCATTCCTTATGAAATTCTCAAAATTATAATTACCATTACAAATTGTTAACCAACTTATATTTCCATTAAATGCATTCTTTAGTGCTTCTTTTACTCTATTCAAAGCTTCATCACTAAGCTGTTTATAGAAAGTCAATACTATCTTCTTCCCATTTTCGTATTTTTCTTCATTATACTTTATGTAATACTCCTTTAATTCTTTTATTAGTTCTTTTATATCCTTTTCATATTTTGTCGTTTCATCTTCCCAATATTTTACTTCTATAAGATGCTTTGTAGTTTCAATATCAATTTTACCATCATCGATACGAACATCTATTATAGTGCCTTTAGGTGTATTTTCTAATATTATTTGACAAATTCTATATTCTCCTAAAAGCCCTTTTTCTGGGTCACTTGTAACATCGCACTCTCTTAATCCCATTACACTTCCATATGCTCTCGATATTTTTTCAATAGCTTCATAATCCTTAATATTTTCCATTTTTACAAAATCAAAAATAACTATAACAGTACTATGTGGAGCTACACCTTTATTTTTACAATTATCTGAACCTAATCCTATTCTAATTGTTAATAGATCTGGTTTAAAGAAAACATATCTGGTTGTTACTATTGTTTCATCTAGTTTAACTATTGTTGCTATAAGAACTGCTCTTTCCTCTATAAGTTTCTTCCAATCTACATTCAATACTCCCTCTTCTAACTTCACATATTTTGAATATTGTTGTGAAAGAGAAAGAGCTTTTTTAGTCCACATAAGAAAAGAAACTCTATATTCACTTTCTACCATTACAGGAGCAAATATTTTACCATTACCAGTATCCGTAGAAATAATTAGGAAACCCTCTTCTCCTGGAATATATTTAATACTTTTGAGAAACTCTGCAACTTCAACTGGAACACGCGTCATCCCCTCACTACTTTTTATTAATGGTACATATCCATTTAACTCACTCTCTCTAATTTTTATTGGAACTTTTAAACCGAAAAATGCAGTATTCTTACCTGCAACTTCTGTATCAATATATGTATGGTACCATCCTACACTCTTTTCCTCTTTCATAAATGTTAGGAAATCATTTTTATTACATGATACTTTTAATGCTTTGTTTATCCAATCATTAAATAGATTCCAATCTATCCCAACAATATTGCCTTCCTTTCCCACTAAAGTATACTTATGAAGTAGGTCATTAAGATGTAAAAATCTTGTATATACAAGTTTAACATCATTAACATCTCTCAAATTGTAAACGTTTCTAAAGTTATTTATTATCGAATTTATTTTTCCTAATGTAGTATCATCTAAACTTTTAATATATTCTAAATTCCAATAATCTAAGAATTCTGTCATATGATCAAGCAATGTAACACGCATTTTACTAGAAGTGATAGATTTTCTAAGTTCATATGTCCAATCAAATGTATTAGATAAAAGTAAAACTTTTGATTGTTTTCCACTATCAATATAATCGTTAAGAATGTTATTTAGTTTTATTCTTTTTTCATAACTCCCATAACTTCCTAGAGATGTCTCCCAACCAATAAAGCCCTTAAATAATCTTTTATAATCTTCTCCTCCTTTTAATATTCTCCACCCTTCCTTAAAAATTTCAAGATTTTTATCGTTACTCAAATAATCTTTAGCTATCTTAACAGGATCAGGAACCCCTACTTCCTTTGGAATGTTATCTAATGCTTCAAAAGTATCTTTTGTAAATTCTATACTTCCAGTTTTTCCATAAATATCTCCAGCTAATTTGAAAAGTTCTCCAGAAAGCCCTTTAAGAAGATCTTTATTATATTCTCCTTCTCTTTTTCCTGCAATTTCAATAATTTCATTTGCAAGAGAATAAAATTGATAAGTCTTCTTTCCTACAGGATCTAATAAAGATAGATCTTTTGTTATTTTATCTTCTGTTAAATCTTTAATGAGTGGCTCTAAATCTGCTTTTAATCTATATTGTGTTTTCTCACTTTTGCTACTTAATAATCCAGCTGCAGCAATCCCCTCTAAAATATTCTCAACTTTACTTGAGTATGTTTTTCCAATTGAAGCAACATTTTTTACAGATCCTTTTATCATTACTGTAAAATCCATAATGTTTGGACTGAGCCATTCTTTTAATGAGTCTTTTACAGCACTCCATAATGAAATCTTATTACCTAAATTCTCATCTAATTTTTTAATAGATGCTGCTACTGCAACATATGAAGCAACATTTATAATTGAAGCTACTACATCTCCAGTAGCATAACCTTTTTCATATTCATTTCTTGCTTTTTCTATTCCAAGTGCTATTTTTAAATTATTATAGTTAACATTTAATAATAAATCTAATCCAAGCCCCATTGCTACTTCAAGTATCTTGCCTCTTGTCGCATCTGCCTCATCTTTAAGATATTCAGCTACAGCATTATATCCTTTTCCTCTTGCAATATTTGCAATATCCTCATATATATTTGTAATATCCATAAGAGAATTTATATTCTCACATGCTTCGTAAATATTCTCTGCTTCACTTATAGTAGATCTTGCTTTCAATAAAAATGCAGTTGCTACTAATGCTGTTTGTGCAGTACCACCAGTTAAGCTTATTGCTAAAATTAAACCAGTTGAAACAATTATTCCTGGAGCTCTATCTTTCATTGCATCCCAAAATCCACTCCAGAAAAGAGAAGTATATACCATTTCATTAAAATTAGGTTCTATATCTATTAGTGTTAAATCATTATGGAATACATATAAGAATAAATATGGAGAATCAATATCTTCTTCAAAGAAAATTTGATATTCTTCATTTTCTTTTTCATTTGCTTTTAAATTAATTTCTATTTTATTTTCAATTTTAATTTCTTTTGAATATTTTTCATTT
Encoded here:
- a CDS encoding aminopeptidase gives rise to the protein MVSKIKIKKVAEIVVKCINLKIGENVLIRGNNYFQNIIEEIALEIAKNGGIPYFSTQSDNYLKRYYESVPIEYIRKTPQHLLGMTEKTDIIINMDFFKDPITATKIPRDKIEAHTEANQPIRDIIYEKGKKWLYLGWPTPEAAKYFKISLRKLEDIIINGILIDYNKLNEKCMKIANAFKETVKIHAIDNKGTNLYLKINGRRINLDDGIISDEDISIGEVGANLPAGEVFIAPIEEYGEGTLFCPLTRDRFTGKIIKDALLVFKNGKIVLEESNAKKNFDHLKDTVEKCMKIDEKRYSKIGANNICELGIGLNPHIKKAIGYILTDEKIEGSIHVAIGENRGYGGNIASSLHWDFVTSPKITLEIEKKNGEKITIMENGKILI